A region from the Drosophila takahashii strain IR98-3 E-12201 chromosome 2L, DtakHiC1v2, whole genome shotgun sequence genome encodes:
- the LOC108061254 gene encoding uncharacterized protein isoform X1 → MATRQPTPRQLAYLDELKMRLQELRDRQATFMEQTAKMLSRMSSSSMEDAVDAQPMATDPPEGGATSKPSTDTKGSKGSLNIKQLIQRFEDLRKTSQDFGDLPEVPEELINVDVRRILNGYEKLIEDGNVLQQSWFLLKKTTESCARFASANGMKSEERLPLKTNSGIVEVSHLVPERSPQVVRLSRAKASSSLHSNVVTSSEMVDKMPKDAKWKSNAQDYGHARWGAFMQLIIRLLRPFHGCSKNKKNPAPNSSDVPITCHLPEKKHSH, encoded by the exons ATGGCAACCAGGCAGCCCACTCCCCGCCAGTTGGCCTACCTTGACGAGCTGAAGATGCGACTCCAGGAACTTCGCGATCGCCAGGCGACCTTCATGGAGCAGACAGCCAAGATGCTCAGCCGGATGAGCTCCTCCAGCATGGAGGATGCGGTGGACGCCCAGCCAATGGCCACCGATCCGCCGGAAGGAGGGGCAACTTCGAAGCCTTCGACGGACACCAAGGGATCTAAGGGCAGTCTGAACATCAAGCAGCTGATCCAGCGCTTCGAGGATCTGCGCAAGACCTCGCAG GACTTTGGCGACCTGCCCGAGGTTCCTGAGGAGCTAATCAACGTAGATGTGCGCCGTATTCTAAATGGCTATGAAAAACTCATCGAGGACGGTAATGTTCTGCAGCAGTCCTGGTTCCTGCTCAAGAAGACCACCGAGAGCTGTGCCCGATTCGCCAGCGCTAATGGCATGAAATCGGAGGAACGTCTTCCATTAAAGACAAACTCGGGCATCGTTGAGGTCTCTCACTTGGTGCCAGAGCGCAGTCCCCAGGTGGTTAGGCTATCTCGGGCTAAGGCTTCCTCTTCGCTGCACTCGAATGTGGTGACCAGTTCAGAGATGGTGGATAAGATGCCGAAAGATGCCAAGTGGAAGAGCAATGCCCAGGACTATG GTCATGCGCGCTGGGGAGCCTTTATGCAGTTGATCATCCGACTCCTGCGTCCCTTCCATGGCTGCAGCAAGAACAAGAAGAATCCAGCCCCGAACTCATCCGACGTTCCGATTACCTGCCACCTGCCGGAGAAGAAGCACAGCCACTAG
- the LOC138912059 gene encoding uncharacterized protein, whose protein sequence is MKLLAVLFAVLVVIAMTAIPVFGHVVPQCPPTDDVAQGGNYPITELTRHGQRRPPSYNTGRNGK, encoded by the exons ATGAAGTTATTG GCTGTTCTATTTGCCGTGCTCGTCGTTATCGCGATGACTGCCATTCCCGTTTTCGGACATGTAGTCCCCCAGTGTCCTCCCaccgatgacgtggcccaaGGTGGTAACTACCCAATCACGGAATTAACGCGACACGGCCAGCGAAGACCTCCTTCGTATAACACAGGACGAAATGGAAAATAG
- the LOC108061264 gene encoding ubiquitin-conjugating enzyme E2 N isoform X1, whose protein sequence is MSELPRRIIKETQRLLEDPVPGISAIPDENNARYFRVQVTGPHDSPFEGGVFKLELFLPEDYPMKAPMVRFLTKIYHPNIDSLGRICLDVLKDKWSPALQIRTILLSIQALLSAPNPDDPLVNDVAELWKENEEQAIRNAREWTLRYAIGK, encoded by the coding sequence ATGTCCGAACTACCTCGTCGAATTATCAAGGAGACGCAGCGTCTTCTGGAGGACCCGGTTCCGGGTATTAGTGCCATCCCGGATGAGAATAATGCCCGCTACTTCCGCGTTCAAGTCACTGGACCCCATGATTCGCCCTTCGAGGGCGGGGTTTTTAAGTTGGAACTGTTTCTACCGGAGGATTATCCCATGAAGGCACCCATGGTTCGGTTCCTGACTAAGATCTATCATCCCAATATCGATAGTTTGGGTCGCATATGCTTAGATGTGCTGAAGGACAAATGGAGTCCGGCGCTTCAGATTCGCACCATTCTACTTTCTATTCAGGCCTTGCTAAGTGCCCCAAATCCGGACGATCCACTGGTCAACGATGTGGCTGAGTTATGGAAGGAAAATGAGGAGCAGGCCATACGAAATGCACGGGAGTGGACATTGAGATATGCCATTGGAAAATAA
- the LOC108061264 gene encoding ubiquitin-conjugating enzyme E2 N isoform X2: protein MKAPMVRFLTKIYHPNIDSLGRICLDVLKDKWSPALQIRTILLSIQALLSAPNPDDPLVNDVAELWKENEEQAIRNAREWTLRYAIGK, encoded by the coding sequence ATGAAGGCACCCATGGTTCGGTTCCTGACTAAGATCTATCATCCCAATATCGATAGTTTGGGTCGCATATGCTTAGATGTGCTGAAGGACAAATGGAGTCCGGCGCTTCAGATTCGCACCATTCTACTTTCTATTCAGGCCTTGCTAAGTGCCCCAAATCCGGACGATCCACTGGTCAACGATGTGGCTGAGTTATGGAAGGAAAATGAGGAGCAGGCCATACGAAATGCACGGGAGTGGACATTGAGATATGCCATTGGAAAATAA
- the LOC108061254 gene encoding uncharacterized protein isoform X2: MATRQPTPRQLAYLDELKMRLQELRDRQATFMEQTAKMLSRMSSSSMEDAVDAQPMATDPPEGGATSKPSTDTKGSKGSLNIKQLIQRFEDLRKTSQDFGDLPEVPEELINVDVRRILNGYEKLIEDGNVLQQSWFLLKKTTESCARFASANGMKSEERLPLKTNSGIVEVSHLVPERSPQVVRLSRAKASSSLHSNVVTSSEMVDKMPKDAKWKSNAQDYALSQS, encoded by the exons ATGGCAACCAGGCAGCCCACTCCCCGCCAGTTGGCCTACCTTGACGAGCTGAAGATGCGACTCCAGGAACTTCGCGATCGCCAGGCGACCTTCATGGAGCAGACAGCCAAGATGCTCAGCCGGATGAGCTCCTCCAGCATGGAGGATGCGGTGGACGCCCAGCCAATGGCCACCGATCCGCCGGAAGGAGGGGCAACTTCGAAGCCTTCGACGGACACCAAGGGATCTAAGGGCAGTCTGAACATCAAGCAGCTGATCCAGCGCTTCGAGGATCTGCGCAAGACCTCGCAG GACTTTGGCGACCTGCCCGAGGTTCCTGAGGAGCTAATCAACGTAGATGTGCGCCGTATTCTAAATGGCTATGAAAAACTCATCGAGGACGGTAATGTTCTGCAGCAGTCCTGGTTCCTGCTCAAGAAGACCACCGAGAGCTGTGCCCGATTCGCCAGCGCTAATGGCATGAAATCGGAGGAACGTCTTCCATTAAAGACAAACTCGGGCATCGTTGAGGTCTCTCACTTGGTGCCAGAGCGCAGTCCCCAGGTGGTTAGGCTATCTCGGGCTAAGGCTTCCTCTTCGCTGCACTCGAATGTGGTGACCAGTTCAGAGATGGTGGATAAGATGCCGAAAGATGCCAAGTGGAAGAGCAATGCCCAGGACTATG CGTTATCCCAATCCTAG